Proteins encoded together in one Kingella oralis window:
- a CDS encoding phage holin family protein, whose translation MTNLQNNAIIALSLAAAISLLLFDSRHKTHKPISALIAWLLFIQMSAIFLAVLAKSQALLNWLLIANLALQTGSILYARGNVSRIYHPKKATHEQQQL comes from the coding sequence ATGACCAATCTACAAAATAACGCCATCATCGCCCTAAGCCTTGCCGCCGCCATCAGCCTGTTGCTGTTTGACAGCCGCCATAAAACCCACAAGCCCATTAGTGCGCTGATTGCATGGCTGCTGTTTATCCAAATGAGCGCGATTTTCCTTGCCGTGCTGGCTAAAAGCCAAGCCCTGCTCAACTGGCTACTCATCGCCAACCTTGCCCTGCAAACGGGCAGCATCCTTTACGCACGCGGCAACGTTTCCCGTATCTACCACCCAAAAAAGGCAACCCATGAACAACAGCAACTTTAA
- a CDS encoding TraR/DksA C4-type zinc finger protein, giving the protein MSRQIDQACELEERYRQAALDYQAKQNYPQRPSASHCQDCGDIIPEARRRAALGCQYCIECQERIEHAKAQYATR; this is encoded by the coding sequence ATGTCCCGACAAATAGACCAAGCCTGCGAATTAGAGGAACGCTACCGCCAAGCGGCATTAGACTACCAAGCCAAACAAAACTACCCCCAACGCCCCAGCGCCAGCCATTGCCAAGATTGCGGCGACATCATCCCCGAAGCACGTCGCCGCGCTGCGCTCGGCTGCCAATATTGCATTGAATGCCAAGAAAGAATAGAGCATGCAAAAGCCCAATACGCTACGCGCTGA
- a CDS encoding putative holin encodes MHQANDTKTTLINIAVIVIGSYHLPLSVASGALIGASLFIARKQSYPVFHKAWLFMISFFSGVFGYESTDEIINYILPDQLPLHINSFIGALLAAAFAVVLIEKIYAWLDNRLNPTLTPKERDHDQSTK; translated from the coding sequence ATGCACCAAGCCAACGATACCAAAACCACACTCATCAACATTGCCGTGATTGTCATCGGCAGCTACCACCTGCCCCTTTCCGTTGCCAGCGGTGCGCTGATTGGTGCCAGCCTGTTTATTGCACGCAAACAAAGCTATCCCGTGTTTCACAAGGCATGGCTATTTATGATTTCCTTTTTCAGCGGCGTGTTTGGCTACGAGAGCACCGATGAGATTATTAACTACATCCTGCCCGACCAGCTCCCGCTGCACATCAACAGCTTTATCGGCGCGTTGCTGGCTGCTGCCTTTGCCGTTGTGCTGATTGAAAAAATCTACGCATGGCTAGACAACCGCCTCAACCCTACCCTAACCCCAAAGGAGCGCGACCATGACCAATCTACAAAATAA
- the lysC gene encoding Rz1-like lysis system protein LysC (LysC is an Rz1-like component of a phage lytic system, substantially overlapping although not fully embedded in the gene for the Rz-like LysB component.) codes for MKPPALIALLILSACQSIPAPSAPICPQVPECTRPSNPITTQGELVQAYQDTLAAFEQCRIARDTLAACLHLDQPKSP; via the coding sequence ATGAAACCACCTGCCCTTATCGCGCTGCTTATTTTGAGTGCCTGCCAAAGCATCCCCGCGCCCAGCGCGCCGATTTGCCCGCAAGTGCCTGAATGCACGCGCCCCAGCAACCCCATCACCACCCAAGGCGAACTGGTGCAAGCCTATCAAGACACGCTCGCTGCTTTTGAGCAATGCCGCATTGCCCGCGATACGCTCGCCGCCTGCCTGCATCTCGACCAACCTAAATCACCATAA
- a CDS encoding phage tail protein, protein MQKPNTLRAEIEQQLPELAQNPEKLSMNITQGRIIANKGSLSHTTEYTLNILITDFTSDIEILKTTIIHWAQTYQPDILGAGNTPNQRTFNFEADILSNQSYDILIELPLTERTLAQANEHNQITISHPRNANHSDLLTALGTAHPIP, encoded by the coding sequence ATGCAAAAGCCCAATACGCTACGCGCTGAAATTGAACAGCAACTGCCTGAGCTGGCGCAGAACCCCGAAAAGCTCAGCATGAACATCACGCAAGGCAGAATTATTGCCAATAAAGGCAGCCTGAGCCACACCACCGAATATACGCTGAACATCTTGATAACCGACTTTACCAGCGACATAGAAATCCTAAAAACCACCATCATCCATTGGGCGCAAACCTACCAGCCCGACATTCTCGGCGCGGGCAACACGCCCAACCAGCGCACGTTTAATTTTGAAGCCGACATACTCAGCAACCAAAGCTACGACATTCTGATTGAGCTGCCGCTCACCGAGCGCACGCTGGCGCAAGCGAACGAACACAACCAAATCACCATCAGCCACCCACGCAACGCCAATCACAGCGACCTGCTAACCGCGCTGGGCACCGCCCATCCCATTCCTTAA
- a CDS encoding glycoside hydrolase family 108 protein: MNNSNFNQFIERILKTEGGYINHPKDPGGETNWGITKRVAQQNGYNGAMRELTREQAKAIYYTAFWQRYNIEQFPSALAYQLLDACINHGYGNAARMLQRALNVVDDGVIGKQTLAALAQRSENDLLLLFNAERANFYTRLSTFATFGRGWTNRVAENLRQAAQDNTDPQVGYIPPDNA; this comes from the coding sequence ATGAACAACAGCAACTTTAACCAATTTATTGAACGCATCCTCAAAACCGAAGGCGGCTACATCAACCACCCCAAAGACCCGGGCGGCGAAACCAACTGGGGCATCACCAAACGCGTTGCCCAGCAAAACGGCTATAACGGTGCAATGCGCGAACTCACGCGCGAGCAAGCCAAAGCCATTTACTACACCGCCTTTTGGCAACGCTACAACATTGAGCAGTTTCCCAGCGCACTCGCCTACCAGCTTCTTGATGCCTGCATCAACCACGGCTACGGCAACGCCGCCCGCATGCTGCAACGCGCCCTGAATGTTGTTGATGACGGGGTAATCGGCAAACAAACCCTAGCCGCCCTTGCCCAACGCAGCGAAAACGATTTGCTGCTGCTGTTTAACGCCGAGCGCGCCAATTTTTACACCCGCCTATCCACCTTTGCCACCTTCGGGCGCGGCTGGACAAACCGTGTTGCCGAAAACCTGCGCCAAGCCGCGCAAGACAACACCGACCCGCAAGTGGGCTACATCCCGCCCGATAACGCATAA